CAATTAAGTCTTCTTGCAGGAATGATTGGATCAAGCGCCCTCCATCAATGTAGAGGTTCTTGTAATGCTTTGCTCCAAGTTCTGACACCACACTTGATGGGCTTCCTGATATGATCTCTGCTTTTTCTTTTAGTTCATTGGGTACTGAGCCAAGTGTGTTGCTTAGAACGTATACCGGGACTGAATACGGCCACTGACCGAAACTAAGCACCTTTTCGAAGGTGTGGCGCCCCATCAGCAAAGCATCGACTCTGGAAATAAATTCAGAGAAGCCGAAATCGCTTCCATCAGGATTAGGTGCGTCTTCCAGCCATTCAATTCCGCCATCAATCGTTGCGATGAAGCCGTCAAGGCTTGTTGCTATATAAACGTAGTTTGCCATATGTTTTTACAGAACTCCGCGCTGAGACATTACCTTTTGTATAACCAGTGCCACGGTTCATAAGCAATGCCATATTCGTTACCTCGTGGGTAGCTTAATATGAATCCGAAAACAGACGCATTATTGTTCAACCACTGAAATGCTTCAGAATTCTCAAATTCTTTTTCAAGTGCAGTGTATCCTTCAGTACTAATATCAATGGCTCTTCCCGAATGGTGTTCACTGAATCCTGCTGGAGCACTGACCCTAAAAATGTCCCTATCCGGGATTCCTTTCTTTTTCTTTTTTTCGATTATTCTATTCTGTCGCTCGATACTGCGAAATGCAGATACCAGCCAAAGTTCAATTCCTTGGGATTTTGCTGTGGCTTTCATCTTTCGCCAAGCTTCCGCCGCATGAGGATGCAAAAGGAATTTCTTTTCTCTGTCAGCCACAGTGACAAGGTCTCGCTCTTCAGGAATTGGGGAAAGTGGCTTCATATTTCTACATAGTTCCGCGCTGAGACGCGAGATGTTCGAATGTAGCGAACTTGTTTGCAAAGTGACAATACCGAAGTCGGCTCAAGCAATCTGTCGAGAAGTACTTCGCGCCGAATCGATAAGTTGCTTGAGCTGGCTCAATGTTCAGGATGTGATGCGGATAGCGAAGACAGACTTACCTTTGAAAACTCCACGCATGTTATCTCATGTTGTCTAAGCTAGGGAGAACGCAGGATCTTATCCATCTTGCGCCCTTTTGCCAACTCGTCCACCAACTTGTCCAAGTATCTGACCTGCCTGGTCAACGGTGTCTCAATTTCTTCGATTCGATAACCACAGATTGAACCGGTAATCAGGCTCGCATTGGGGTTGACCGCGGCTTCAGCGAAAAATTGTTCAAACGTAGCTTTATTTTTAATCAGGCGCTGCACATCCTTCACTTTGAAACCAGTCAACCACTCAATGACTTGATGTAGTTCCTCTAAGGTTCGCCCCTTCTTCTCAACCTTCGCGGCATAGTGCGGATAAACAGAGGCAAACGTCATGTTCGCAATTCTCTCATCGTGATCTTTGGTGGTCTTCATAATCGTTTTAGCGTGAGTAACATTAATGGTCTGGATTTTCTTTCAGAGAGCGTAGAGGTGTCTCAAGACCGTAGCGCAGAACGTGAAAGGAATTGAGATCACCAAGTGGTTATGATTTTATTCTTCTCCATCATAATAATCTATAGAATCAGAGCGTATCAATTGACCTTGTGGTGACCTCACCAGCCATTTATTGCTGTCGGGATAATAGCAGGATTCACCAATCGGATTATCAGCTATTACATAAATTATCAAATCACTATTTCCATTGTTAATTAATTGATGTGGTTCACCTGGTTTGAAAAGAAATGCATCTCCTTCTTTGATGTCTCTTTCCCCCTCTTCATAGCGAAGCATTCCACTTCCAGAAATCACATGATAAAATTCCCACTGCGCGCTATGAGAATGATAAGGATATGGAATCATCCCGGGTTCGACTCTTAAGATCTCCACATCAAATGGGTGTCTTTCATTCAAGTCTGTAGAGTTTGGATTTCGCCCCAAGGCTCCAGAAACTTGTTTTCCCATTCCTGCAAATTTCTTTTTAGGAGATATCCAGGAAGTTTCTTCCAATTCGTTGGTGTTTACTATTTTCATTTAATTTTAATCGATTTGTTCGGCCGGCCATTTCTTTCTCTTGGATTGATGAGTTTGAACCATTCAATAAATCTCTATTTTCTAGCTAGAAAGTCGGCCCGCTCTTGTCCTTTGAGATCTCTGATTGCATAGGATGTAATAGTTCCGGAAATGTTCTGCTGGCGCAGTTTGAATACGTAATCCAGAACTCGTTTTTTGTCCGAGCGCATCAAGTCCTTGAGTGCCCAACCAACACCTTTCCGAACGAGGTCTTCGGGTGCATGTTTCAAGCTGTCGCACATCGTAAGCGCAAAATCATTAAATAGCCCAGATTTAGCGACTTTACGTGCAAAAAGGACGACGCTGGCCCGCCTAAGCCATAGATCCGAATCTTGATTCCATTTTTCTACAAGTAATGGAAATTTCTTGGGATGATTAAACAAAACATCTCGTAGTAAAGAGCCCGTGAATCCATCTACTTTGCTCCAGCCGTGAAGGCATCCGACAAGCCGGTCCAATTCACCGAAACGCTCCGGGATATAGTAATCGGAGTGGGGCTCGAGAATAAAGAGACCAACGCTTTGCTGCTCGCCAAAACCGGACTCCACCATTTGAGTGGCTAATTTGATTTGCCTGCCAAGCTCAAGCTGCCGAATGGCCGGGCGATGCTTCTTCAAAATCTCTCTAAGCGCAGGTGCACGAACACCGTAAGCTTTGTAACGCGGGTCTGATTCATTGGCATCCGCGACATACAGGCTTTTTCTACCTGCCTCCTCCAAATCCCGAACGATCTGACTTTTCAAGTGTTTGATATCGCCCATGCTAACAATGCTTCAGAGAACGTCCGAGGCCACCCACACGCTATCGTGACCGCACCTCCGACTTCAGGTTAAGGGTTCTAATTATCATTTAAATCTCGACTCAGGTAGCGGGTTGGTGTGCGCCGCCTTGTTCGGCGCGTTTGGTATTGCAGCGAAGAATGCTCCGAGCTTTTCAAAGTCAAGGCTGTCAGCTGTCCGCACGCTGCTGCACAAATCGATGCCAAACGGCTCTACTAATCTAATTGCCTCTGCCACGTTCTCTTCAGTTAGCCCGCCAGCTAGAAAAAGAGGAATCTTTATAGCATCGCGAATCTTCCGGCTTAACCCCCAATCGTGGGTGCGCCCAGTCCCTCCAAGCTCCTTGATCGGAGCTGAAAGCCTTCCGGAGTCCAACAGAAGTGCGTCTACATGTTCTGCAGCAGAAACCGCGTAATCTACCGATTCCATATCCTCGACGTGAACGACCTGAACCAGTTTTATACCGGGCAGTGCATTCCGAATAGTTGGATAGGTGGAAGGCGGCAGGTGGTCACACAGCTGTAGGGTGTTTGTTCCGCAGCGACGCTGTTGCGCAACAATCTCCTCGGAGTCGACTGCCGACGTTAACAAAAACGTTGCTATCGGAGGTGGAACCGACCTCGCTATTTGGGCGATCACCGCCTCATCCACAATACCAGGACCGCTGGGCATCGTCGATACCAGCCCGAGTGCAGATGCCCCAAACTCGATTGCCGCATGGGCTTCTTCAATCGACTTGATACAGCAGATCTTTACCTTGGTGCGCATGGAAGTTTCTTAGCCGGACTCCGCGCTGAAGCGCGAAAGTTTGGAACGTAGCAAACTTGTTTGCAAAGTGACAATCCCGAAGTCGACTCAAGTAGCTTGTCTGCGTTCCTAGCGCTGGCTGGTTATGCATTCGCATTTTCGGAGCGATTATATGAGTAAATATAAATCTCATTCCTTCTTTCCCAACCATTCGATGGCCAATAATCATTAGCTAGATCATTACTTTCTAATACATGGATGTGGGTTTTGTAAATTCCCAAAGACTGCAATGCGTCTAAACACCTAGAAACTAAGCCATTTCCAATTCCTTTTCTTCTTTCTTCTGCTTTCACAATCAAATGCTGCAGGTATCCACGACGTCCATCATGACCGCACATAACGCAACCAACAATTTCTTCATTTACTTTTGCAACAAAACTCAAACCTGGATTACGTTCAAAATACCGTTTTGTTGCATCACGAGAGTCAGCTTCTCTAACCGTAACTCCAGGAGTAATTTTCATCAATTCTATGACCTCGTCATAGTCATTAAGGCTCATTTCTCTATATTCAATTTCTTGCATAACTCCGCGCTAAGGCGCGAGGTATTGGAACGTAGCAAACTTGTTTGCGAAGTGACAATAACGAAGTCGACTCAAGCAACTGGTTGGGAGGCGCTTCGCGCCGAACCGAAAAGCTGCTTGAGCTGGCTCAGCGCGGAGTTGGGACGGCGAGCGAAGCGAGTCCGTCCCAACGTTTTAAGTGTGACGCCAGATACGCTGACGCCTATTGACTTTAGGGCATCAGAAAACTCTCGCCGAAGCAAGTCAGCCCTCGAAAACTCTATGTGCGTATCTGGTTGCCACCACTGATTTGTTCAGCTGGTCGATCTATGGTGACCACACGCTATAGGCATCACAGAGTGCACTGAACTCTTCGACACATCGACGCTGTCCCTCATTCAGTAGGCTTAATCTGTCATCTGGTCGCCTTACAGCAGTGCAGACTGCTACCCAGCCTCCGTTCGGAAAATCTCGCAGAAAGTGACTCATGAAGGCTGGCAAGTAAAACCTCCATCCTTCAGCATCAGAAAACGTAAAATACTCTTGGAAACATTCCATCTTTGAGTCGGATACCTCCTGCCACGTCCTTTCCGTGTCCTTGGCCTTAAGCTCCTCTCCACGCTCTTGAGAAACTGTCCATTCGTCATCATAGGCACGAGCCACGTGGAGCGTGATGCGAGGAGATGGCACCTCCCGAAACTGATTGGCTATATCGGCTAA
The Rubellicoccus peritrichatus DNA segment above includes these coding regions:
- a CDS encoding dihydrofolate reductase family protein; the protein is MANYVYIATSLDGFIATIDGGIEWLEDAPNPDGSDFGFSEFISRVDALLMGRHTFEKVLSFGQWPYSVPVYVLSNTLGSVPNELKEKAEIISGSPSSVVSELGAKHYKNLYIDGGRLIQSFLQEDLIDELIVTRFPKLLGKGIPLFGDLNESIDFEHVETEVIENYLVKSRYRRAK
- a CDS encoding M15 family metallopeptidase — protein: MADREKKFLLHPHAAEAWRKMKATAKSQGIELWLVSAFRSIERQNRIIEKKKKKGIPDRDIFRVSAPAGFSEHHSGRAIDISTEGYTALEKEFENSEAFQWLNNNASVFGFILSYPRGNEYGIAYEPWHWLYKR
- a CDS encoding DNA alkylation repair protein, with the protein product MGDIKHLKSQIVRDLEEAGRKSLYVADANESDPRYKAYGVRAPALREILKKHRPAIRQLELGRQIKLATQMVESGFGEQQSVGLFILEPHSDYYIPERFGELDRLVGCLHGWSKVDGFTGSLLRDVLFNHPKKFPLLVEKWNQDSDLWLRRASVVLFARKVAKSGLFNDFALTMCDSLKHAPEDLVRKGVGWALKDLMRSDKKRVLDYVFKLRQQNISGTITSYAIRDLKGQERADFLARK
- a CDS encoding cupin domain-containing protein, with the protein product MKIVNTNELEETSWISPKKKFAGMGKQVSGALGRNPNSTDLNERHPFDVEILRVEPGMIPYPYHSHSAQWEFYHVISGSGMLRYEEGERDIKEGDAFLFKPGEPHQLINNGNSDLIIYVIADNPIGESCYYPDSNKWLVRSPQGQLIRSDSIDYYDGEE
- a CDS encoding DUF2200 domain-containing protein, giving the protein MKTTKDHDERIANMTFASVYPHYAAKVEKKGRTLEELHQVIEWLTGFKVKDVQRLIKNKATFEQFFAEAAVNPNASLITGSICGYRIEEIETPLTRQVRYLDKLVDELAKGRKMDKILRSP
- a CDS encoding DUF6714 family protein yields the protein MSDSFIPYDELKKRGYDLSTPAGARFAEMCRRVDSLLADIANQFREVPSPRITLHVARAYDDEWTVSQERGEELKAKDTERTWQEVSDSKMECFQEYFTFSDAEGWRFYLPAFMSHFLRDFPNGGWVAVCTAVRRPDDRLSLLNEGQRRCVEEFSALCDAYSVWSP
- a CDS encoding phosphoribosylanthranilate isomerase; amino-acid sequence: MRTKVKICCIKSIEEAHAAIEFGASALGLVSTMPSGPGIVDEAVIAQIARSVPPPIATFLLTSAVDSEEIVAQQRRCGTNTLQLCDHLPPSTYPTIRNALPGIKLVQVVHVEDMESVDYAVSAAEHVDALLLDSGRLSAPIKELGGTGRTHDWGLSRKIRDAIKIPLFLAGGLTEENVAEAIRLVEPFGIDLCSSVRTADSLDFEKLGAFFAAIPNAPNKAAHTNPLPESRFK
- a CDS encoding GNAT family N-acetyltransferase — translated: MQEIEYREMSLNDYDEVIELMKITPGVTVREADSRDATKRYFERNPGLSFVAKVNEEIVGCVMCGHDGRRGYLQHLIVKAEERRKGIGNGLVSRCLDALQSLGIYKTHIHVLESNDLANDYWPSNGWERRNEIYIYSYNRSENANA